The Fibrobacter sp. UWB16 genomic interval GATTTTGACGGAGCCAACGAATACAACTGCTGGGGTACCGACCCTTACATGGCTCTCGTTGAAGACGCCCATTTAACTTACGCCAACAACTACTGGCACAACACTTACGGTCGCGTCCCGAAAGTCACCGGTGAAAACAACGGCTCGCAAGTTCATTTGTACAACCAGTACGTCGATTACAACCGCTTCTTTATCGCAGGCGCAAACGGTCACAGCGCAAACGCCAAGGCTTACGTGCGCTACGAAAACAGCTACATCAGCGATGGTCAAGGCTACCTCGCCGAATGGGGCGATAACGGCTACGTTTACTTTAGCGGAGTTACGTTCGGGAACGGCACTAAGCAACAGCACCGCTACAACGGCACCGTGAAAAGCGGAGTCCCACAAGCCGAAACATTCAACCCGAGCTACAGTTTTGAAAAGCGCAATGTTGCAGACCTCCCGAAAGAAATTCCGAACCTCTCGGGCGTGGGCGGACGCTACGGCAAAATGCCCGAATACAACCAGGGCTTCGGTCAAAGCAACAAGGCTGCAAGCGTAACGCTCACCGCACCTGCCGCTGGCGCAAAAATCACTGCAAGCGCAGACGTGACCTTAAAAGCCGACGCCAAGGACAACGACGGCTCCGTGAAAAGCGTTGCATTCTACGTCGGCAACACGCTCGTCGGAACCGCCACCGCAGCGCCTTACCAGGTAAACGCGAGCGGTTTCGAGCCGGGCACACATTCCGCAGTCGCCGTCGTGACGGACAATTCTGGACTCACATGGATGTCTGAATACGTAACGTTCACCGTCGAAGGTGCGGCAGAATCTAGTTCCAGTGCGACTCCCGCAAGCAGCTCAGCGGTCGCGGAATCTAGCTCTAGCGAAGTTTCTTCATCGAGCGTCGCGGAATCTAGCTCCAGTGCGACTCCCGCAAGCAGCTCCAGCGAAGGGACCATCGGCATCGCCTCCCCCATGCAGCGCGCGACCGAAGCCGAAGCAGGCTTCTACCGCATCTTTGACATTCAAGGACGCCCGCTGTACTCCGGCAACAGCAAGCCCGCCAGGATGCCCGCTGCGCACGTCATCGTGATTGAATACTCCAAAACAGGCAAAACATTACGTCACTATATCCAATAACGATTACTATAGCGATTAATAGCCCACCCGCTTTTAGCAAATCTTATATATATTGGTATCAATGAAGTTCTGCAAAAACATATTGGCTGTTTCAATTGCGTCCGCCGCAATTTTTGGAGGTTGCTCCTCCGACAGCCATATTGCAGGCAACAGCGCCGAGACGGGTTCTCCTGAACTCGCCGGCATTTTCCTTTTGGATAACGGCAAGCCCGCCGCATTTGCGCGCGTGCATTGCGTCCCTAGCGACTTTGACGCGGCCTCAGGCGAGCTCCCCGCCGCCTACACCACGGAAACAGATTCCACAGGCTACTACAGCCTCGATTCCATTCCTGCAGGCACTTACGCCGTCGAAACTTTCCATGAAGAATCCGGCAAGCGGTTCCTCGAACAAAACGTAAGCATCACCGAAGACGATTCCATCGCCGTTAGCGACACACTCCGCGCACCAGGCTCTGTCGAAATCGCGTTCAACAGCCTCATTGAAGACGGCACGTCCGCCGTGGTCACAATCCCAGGAACGACCATTTTACGCAAAGTGACAGTCCTCGGGCAAAAAGCCATTATCGACAGCTTACCCACCGACACGCTCGGTCTCAGAATTTATATAGAAAACGACACGTTGGATTACGGGGATGTCTACGTCAAATCAGATACGACCGTCCAGACGCTCGTCAACTATCCCCACATCGAATACACGTTCGTCGCCCCGCTTGCACTCCCCGAAGGCGAAGACACGCTCTCGTCTTTTGTGAGCGACATTCCGCTTGCGCTCCGCCTGACCGCAGAAAACAGCGACATCGATACACTCGCTCGCTTGCAAGGCCGCTGGGAAGTTGTACGCATTTCAAAAGATGGCAAGCGCAGCAAAAAGCTCCCGATTGTGAATTCAGCCTTTGACGAAAAAGAAGCTATTTTCTGGGTAAGCGTGGATTCTCTAAACGTCTCCGACTCACTCGAACTTTCATTCAACAACGCGCTTGAATCAGGTTACGCTCACGACGTATTCCCGACTAACCGCAGCTATTCTCTCGTGTACCATTTCGATAGCGGAACCGACATCAAGGACGATGCCGAAAAGGGCTATTTCGACGGATCGCTAACCGCCACAGAAACGGGAACCGAAACGGTGGCAAATCTCAACGCAGACGGCGTTCTCGGCACATCCATCGCGCTAGACGCGACAACATCAATCACCGCGACAAACTCCGCCAAGATAGACTCATCTCGCAAGGTTAATTTGTCCTTTGACGGCAAGCAATTCTGTTTCTCGCTGTGGGTTAACCTCGAATCGCTAAAGCAACAGACCATCTTTGAAAAAGCAAACGAATATGCGCTCCGCTACGAGCCAGACCAGGGCTTTGTCGTAGAATTCTACCACGTTGCCACCAAAAAAACAGGCGACGAAAACTCCACGGACACCACAAGTTACAAACAAACGTGGACATCCGGTACAAAAGGAATTGAAGCAGGCAAATGGATATTCATTGCATTCAGCAAGCATTCCATACCACAAACAAGTTACTTTATCAACGGCGTTAAAATCGAAGCCGAAGAAACCCGCAGCGATTGGGATGGCAACCGCGAGCTCACAGACTTTAAAATCGGTGGATTCACCGGGAAAATAGACGAGCTCATGCTCGGTAGCGCATTCCGCGACGATTCCTGGACTCGCCTCACCTACCTCAATCAAAAGCCCGAAGATTCCTGGCCAAAACTTTCCGCAAAAAAGTAAGCTAGCATTTCACCGCACTTAGCGGATTCATTTTTTTGAGCAAAGACCTCTTGCCAATCGACTTTTGCAAGTTTATATTTCAAATGCTCAAATGAGCAAAGAAAATCAAAATTTTTCGCAGTTTCACGCTTGTCTGCGAAAAGGAGTCAAAATGCCGGAATTATGCCGTTTTTTAGGTATCATCATACAAATGTACTTCAACGACCACATGCCTCCGCACTTCCATGCAATATACAACGACTTGGAAGGAATCTTCGAATTATCTACATTTCAAATGCTAGAAGGCAATCTTCCAGCAAGGGTCAAAGGTCTCGTTATTGAGTGGGCGACACTCCATAAGCAGGAATTGATTGACAACTGGAATTCGTTAACAAAAACGGGGATGTATAAAAAAATAGCTCCGTTGGTTTAAACAATGCTGCATGTGATAGACGCAAAATATATTGACAATTACAAGATATCCGTCACATTCAATGACGGATATCATTTTGTTGCAGATTTTGAGAAAGTCATCAAATCAGACCATCGAGCAATAGTGAAGCAACTCGCAGACCTAAACGTGTTCAAGGATTTCTGCTTGCAAGCCCACACAATTACGTGGTCAAATGGTGTAGATTTTGCGCCAGAGTTTATCAAGAGCTTGCACTAGTCACTGCCCACGTGTTCAGCACTTAGTTACTTACTATTATATTATATACGCAAAAATGCCCCGCGATTTTGAGGGAGCGTTTTAAACTTTCAAAAAAACCTTATTACATTTTGCCGAAGAACAATGTTCCTTACGGTTTTGACATACGTAGCCATCGGGCTTTTGGCAATACTCGCCATCTTCTATCTCGGGTTAGAAGTGCGGTTCTACCGTGCGCTCGGGCGAGTGCGCGAAGGCTTTGCCGATCCGGAACCGCTCCCGAAGGTAAGCATCCTGATTGCAGCGCGTAACGAATCCGAAGGCATCCGCGAAACGCTCGATTCCGTCCTCTCGCAAGATTACGAGGGCGAATGGGAGGTCTGGGTAGCCGATGACCGCTCCACGGACGACACCCCGAAGATTCTCGCGGAATACGAAGCAAAGTTTGAACGCCTCCATGTGCTCACGATTGATTCCATCCCCGAAGGCGTGAGCCCTAAAAAGCAGGCTCTTTCGAAGCTCATTGACGCCTGCA includes:
- a CDS encoding LamG-like jellyroll fold domain-containing protein, which gives rise to MKFCKNILAVSIASAAIFGGCSSDSHIAGNSAETGSPELAGIFLLDNGKPAAFARVHCVPSDFDAASGELPAAYTTETDSTGYYSLDSIPAGTYAVETFHEESGKRFLEQNVSITEDDSIAVSDTLRAPGSVEIAFNSLIEDGTSAVVTIPGTTILRKVTVLGQKAIIDSLPTDTLGLRIYIENDTLDYGDVYVKSDTTVQTLVNYPHIEYTFVAPLALPEGEDTLSSFVSDIPLALRLTAENSDIDTLARLQGRWEVVRISKDGKRSKKLPIVNSAFDEKEAIFWVSVDSLNVSDSLELSFNNALESGYAHDVFPTNRSYSLVYHFDSGTDIKDDAEKGYFDGSLTATETGTETVANLNADGVLGTSIALDATTSITATNSAKIDSSRKVNLSFDGKQFCFSLWVNLESLKQQTIFEKANEYALRYEPDQGFVVEFYHVATKKTGDENSTDTTSYKQTWTSGTKGIEAGKWIFIAFSKHSIPQTSYFINGVKIEAEETRSDWDGNRELTDFKIGGFTGKIDELMLGSAFRDDSWTRLTYLNQKPEDSWPKLSAKK
- a CDS encoding DUF4160 domain-containing protein, with product MSKENQNFSQFHACLRKGVKMPELCRFLGIIIQMYFNDHMPPHFHAIYNDLEGIFELSTFQMLEGNLPARVKGLVIEWATLHKQELIDNWNSLTKTGMYKKIAPLV
- a CDS encoding DUF2442 domain-containing protein; amino-acid sequence: MLHVIDAKYIDNYKISVTFNDGYHFVADFEKVIKSDHRAIVKQLADLNVFKDFCLQAHTITWSNGVDFAPEFIKSLH